Proteins encoded by one window of Halictus rubicundus isolate RS-2024b chromosome 18, iyHalRubi1_principal, whole genome shotgun sequence:
- the LOC143362933 gene encoding uncharacterized protein LOC143362933 — MSGHVFPFTFSLRFHPRCLRARTTTDHTASTRTDARTQDPENTKHAEDTRRKELEAREKQITELELKATTLEKLLKEHACSKKIKDARNESLEDHEGWKKELELKNRRIAELETELTARRPPKNDACAQNLKLAEEKDSWRRELEAKDTRITQLEDELESLKSPTTDDNQSTRLKRPKENEGRTRECNESWKQEIEAKNRRIVELEQEMESLENFLREHADTESLRDLEIMVERKRRRIEELEDTVAEFEDFLKQNPDVKELHELRCQVTAGNRRIQELERWIQKSGENRELRIDQERIIELEEMVTQLEEYVRKHNVDGLKMKLQDRECKIEQLQNRVGYLEKELCKVEENCRGKEAQKNHRNVQDRWTTMTSDDLPCGRLIMDGNAELREKEQKMKKMEHAISEKDNKIQAYEQQIVECKDEITKLRKEVASLKKELSEYDDIGVLKEEIRVRDERIQQLEDEVDSLERAFSERIDLEQIEELVNIIKEKEDKERLMSKDLMERRSRIEELSEALRESVVITSESEKKWKNEEKMRKEALQRVAKLEQRITSMQSASALKCITCQPLLSKLQKYESRLEKLAEERTVQLEDLRQMQREALKAAVSEKDAHLALLELSGINNAAQSKQAEELKADRKRLLDTLKKEDEKSIELSAEFSLSGSEGTPHLLTRILETSDDDEEGISNDRRSDSSSPRPATRNGDSCEHSKRKSSKGTESKGRRDQPKIDQQDSR; from the exons ATGTCCGGCCACGTTTTTCCGTTCACGTTTTCGTTACGTTTCCACCCACGTTGCCTCCGCGCACGCACCACGACCGACCACACCGCGTCCACGCGCACCGACGCACGCACACAGGACCCGGAGAACACGAAACACGCCGAGGACACCAGAAGGAAGGAGCTGGAGGCGAGGGAGAAGCAGATCACCGAGCTGGAGCTGAAGGCTACCACCCTCGAGAAGCTGTTGAAGGAGCACGCCTGCTCGAAAAAGATCAAGGACGCCAGGAACGAGAGCCTCGAGGACCACGAGGGCTGGAAGAAGGAGCTGGAGCTGAAGAATCGACGGATAGCCGAGCTGGAGACAGAACTGACCGCTCGTAGACCCCCGAAGAACGATGCCTGCGCGCAGAATCTGAAGCTGGCGGAGGAGAAGGACTCGTGGAGAAGGGAGTTGGAAGCGAAGGACACGCGGATAACACAGTTGGAGGACGAGCTAGAGTCCCTGAAGAGCCCGACGACGGACGACAATCAGTCGACCCGGTTGAAAAGACCGAAGGAGAACGAAGGTCGAACGAGAGAATGCAACGAGTCCTGGAAACAGGAAATCGAGGCGAAGAACAGGAGGATCGTTGAGCTGGAGCAGGAGATGGAGTCTCTCGAGAACTTCCTCAGAGAGCACGCCGACACCGAGAGCCTGCGAGACTTGGAGATCATGGTGGAGAGGAAGCGCAGAAGGATCGAGGAACTGGAGGACACTGTGGCCGAGTTCGAGGACTTCCTCAAGCAGAATCCTGACGTGAAGGAGCTGCACGAGCTTCGCTGCCAAGTGACCGCTGGGAACAGGCGAATCCAGGAGTTGGAGAGGTGGATACAGAAGAGCGGGGAGAACAGGGAACTGAGGATCGATCAGGAGAGGATCATCGAGCTGGAGGAGATGGTCACGCAGCTCGAGGAGTACGTCAGGAAGCACAACGTGGACGGGCTCAAGATGAAGCTGCAGGATCGCGAGTGCAAGATCGAACAGCTGCAGAACCGAGTTGGCTATTTGGAGAAAGAACTGTGTAAAGTTGAGGAGAACTGTCGAG GAAAAGAAGCACAGAAGAATCACCGGAACGTCCAGGACAGATGGACGACGATGACGTCAGACGATTTGCCCTGCGGTCGCTTGATCATGGACGGAAATGCCGAGTTACGCGAGAAGGAgcagaagatgaagaagatggAGCACGCGATTTCCGAGAAGGACAACAAGATTCAGGCGTACGAGCAGCAGATCGTCGAGTGCAAGGACGAGATAACGAAGCTCAGGAAGGAGGTGGCAAGCTTGAAGAAGGAGCTGAGCGAGTACGACGACATCGGTGTCCTGAAGGAGGAGATCCGAGTGAGGGACGAGAGGATCCAGCAGCTCGAGGACGAGGTGGATTCTCTGGAGAGAGCGTTCAGCGAGAGGATCGACCTCGAACAGATCGAGGAGCTGGTGAACATTATCAAGGAGAAAGAGGATAAGGAACGGTTGATGTCCAAGGATCTGATGGAGAGGAGAAGCAGGATCGAGGAACTGAGCGAAGCCCTTCGCGAGAGCGTCGTTATCACCAGCGAGAGCGAGAAAAAATGGAAGAATGAGGAGAAGATGAGGAAGGAAGCCCTGCAAAGA GTAGCGAAGTTAGAGCAGAGGATCACGTCGATGCAATCAGCTTCGGCGTTGAAGTGCATCACCTGCCAACCGCTGCTTTCCAAGCTGCAGAAATACGAATCGAGGCTCGAGAAACTCGCCGAGGAAAGAACCGTGCAGCTGGAAGATCTGCGACAAATGCA GCGCGAAGCTTTGAAGGCTGCTGTGTCCGAGAAAGACGCACACCTAGCTCTGCTGGAGCTGTCCGGGATCAATAACGCCGCCCAGTCCAAGCAAGCTGAAGAACTGAAGGCAGACAGGAAAAGGCTGTTGGACACGCTGAAGAAAGAG GATGAGAAAAGCATCGAGTTGTCGGCGGAGTTCAGTTTATCTGGCTCGGAAGGAACGCCGCATCTGCTGACGAGAATTCTGGAAACgtccgacgacgacgaagaagggATATCGAACGATCGTCGCAGCGATTCGAGTTCCCCGAGACCGGCTACGAGGAACGGCGACAGCTGCGAGCACTC GAAAAGGAAGTCATCGAAGGGAACGGAGTCGAAAGGCAGACGAGATCAGCCGAAGATCGATCAGCAGGATAGCAGATAA
- the LOC143362915 gene encoding uncharacterized protein LOC143362915 yields MANRRNRCTSSGTVRKSSSRVKPIRSQAQGRTLRLFGTDLKNKKSIYISLLRTTAYITPRKIKCRSTVQKNNYNQKKKKLKKSLRIQKQNKKKTPRTLAIERHETGGKHVDECNRAPIACVVKELKATNESLKSLQTQLELAYASTASSGAAVAGGCAGLGLGSVSDGAGGGCGTVLGGSVAVPGGVPGSTTLTAIMETKDARIQTLEGQVTLLETELQRIKECGGRLREQLLKATAVPSSGGGGLQQQSQQSSVLLQQQQQQQQQQAQINNNLAAGGIESQARQGLVTAMGGGCSQQPGTLALARGPSVMTSLVPYGHTSSTALTSSLLAGSTGGTMTGVGGGGGSSCLAGISSGATTGVVNPYTDRYADHLHQLHHHYHPLHHHQPHLHHQQQHQLQLQHQQQMQQHLKQIEPAAQGALALHAHNFNKHDMNFKRQVSFFINNVRIEKNDAV; encoded by the coding sequence aaaaataaaaaatctatatACATCTCCCTTCTACGAACCACCGCATACATCACaccaagaaaaataaaatgtagaaGTACAGTACAAAAAAACAACtacaaccaaaaaaaaaaaaaattaaaaaaaagtctAAGAAtccaaaaacaaaacaaaaaaaaaacccctCGCACGCTCGCTATAGAGAGACACGAGACGGGCGGAAAACACGTCGACGAGTGTAACCGTGCCCCTATTGCTTGTGTTGTAAAGGAGCTCAAAGCCACGAACGAGAGCCTGAAGAGCCTCCAGACGCAGCTGGAGCTGGCGTACGCTTCGACCGCGTCGTCCGGGGCAGCTGTGGCGGGCGGATGTGCAGGTCTTGGGCTAGGTAGCGTATCagatggtgcaggaggcggttGCGGTACCGTCCTTGGGGGTAGCGTGGCGGTTCCAGGCGGCGTGCCCGGTAGCACCACCCTGACGGCCATCATGGAGACAAAAGACGCGCGCATACAGACCCTAGAGGGGCAGGTGACGTTGCTGGAGACCGAGTTACAGCGTATCAAGGAGTGCGGTGGTAGACTGAGGGAGCAGTTGCTGAAAGCGACCGCTGTTCCGAGTAGCGGCGGCGGTGGTCTGCAGCAACAGTCGCAACAATCATCGGTACTactgcaacagcagcagcagcagcaacaacaacaagcacaaattaataataatttagccGCGGGAGGTATCGAGTCGCAAGCGCGACAGGGATTGGTGACGGCCATGGGTGGTGGTTGTTCGCAGCAGCCCGGCACGTTGGCCTTGGCCAGGGGACCGTCCGTGATGACCTCTCTGGTACCGTATGGTCACACGTCGTCCACGGCATTAACCAGTTCATTGCTTGCCGGTTCGACAGGTGGGACCATGACCGGCGTAGGAGGTGGGGGCGGTTCCTCGTGCCTGGCCGGCATCTCGTCGGGCGCTACCACTGGCGTGGTCAATCCCTATACCGATCGTTACGCCGATCATCTCCATCAGCTTCACCATCACTACCACCCTCTTCATCATCATCAGCCTCATCTCCATCATCAACAGCAGCACCAGCTGCAGTTGCAACATCAGCAGCAAATGCAGCAACACTTGAAACAAATTGAGCCAGCGGCGCAGGGCGCGCTGGCGTTGCACGCGCACAACTTCAACAAGCACGACATGAACTTCAAACGGCAAGTAAGTTTCTTCATCAACAACGTGCGCATCGAAAAGAACGACGCCGTCTAG